The DNA segment TGCAAACGCCGCGTTTTTGCGGGCTGTTTTCCAGCGCCGGCGATTTGCTCTTCACCTTGGCGGAAACCCGCGGCTGGCGAATCAGTTGATTGATGGTTGGCATCGGTCTAAATCCAACAAAATGTTATTGATACAACAAACCCGAAAACGATTGTCCGGGGACTTAAGGGAATACGTGCGCGGCAAGCCACGCGTATCGACTCGACTGCACAAGGGGGAAAGCGTCACGGAAGGCAGATTGCAGACCAAAGAGCGCTTAAGCCCTGGCGAGCTTAAATTCGAGAACTCGCGAGTATATCCCTGAATTATGGCGCCGTCAAACTGCTTGTGATACCGGCGCCATTTACTGCTCCAAATAAAAAACGGCACCGGGGTACCGGCGCCGTTTTCGTGAAGCGCAGAAAGCTTATGCGTCGCCTTCCGGCGTGCCAAAGGTCTCGGCCGGGGTCGGCTCGATTTCCGTTGCGCGGGCGGTCTGCTCGGCCTGCAGCAATGCCGTGCGTTCTTCTGCTTCCCAGGTTTCCTTTTCCTTGCGGGCACGATGGAACGCAAGGCCGGTACCGGCGGGAATCAGGCGACCGACGATGACGTTTTCCTTCAGGCCACGCAAGCCGTCGCGCTTGCCCATGATGGCAGCCTCGGTCAGCACGCGGGTAGTTTCCTGGAAGGAAGCGGCCGAGATGAAGGAATCGGTCGACAGCGAAGCCTTGGTAATACCCAGCAACACGTTTTCGTACGTTGCCGGACGGCCGCCTGCAGCAATCACGCGGTCGTTTTCGTCCAACAACTCCGAACGCTCGACTTGCTCGCCCGGGATGTAGTTGGCGTCAGCAGCATCAACGATCTGCACGCGACGCAACATCTGGCGCACGATCACTTCGATGTGCTTGTCGTTGATCTTCACGCCCTGCAAGCGATACACGTCCTGCACTTCGTCGACGATGTAGCGGGCCAGCGCTTCGATACCCAGCAGGCGCAGGATGTCTTGCGGGTCGGCCGGGCCGTCCACGATCATTTCGCCCTTGTTGACCACCTGGCCGTCATGCACCAGCACTTGCTTGTCCTTGGTAATCAGGAACTCGTGCTTGTTGCCTTCCATGTCGGTGATTTCCAGGCGCTGCTTGCCCTTGGTTTCCTTACCGAAGGCAACGGTACCGGTGACTTCCGCCAGCATGCCGGCATCCTTCGGCGAACGCGCCTCGAACAGTTCGGCCACACGCGGCAGACCGCCGGTAATGTCGCGGGTCTTTTGCGATTCGGTCGGGATACGCGCCAGCACTTCGCCGACGCTGACTTGCTGACCGTCTTTCACGGTGATCAGCGCGCCAACCTGGAAGCCGATGGTCACCGGATGCTCGGTGCCGGCAATCTTGACTTCCTCGCCCTTCTCGTTCAACAGCTTGACCTGCGGACGGGCCGTCTTGGCAGCACTGCTGCCGCGACGCTTGGCATCGATCGCCACCAGAGTCGACAGGCCGGTGACCTCGTCGATCTGCTTGGCGACGGTGACGCCCTCCTCGACATTCTCGAAGCGCACCGTGCCGGCGTATTCGGTAATGATCGGACGGGTCAGCGGATCCCAGGTCGCCAGGGCGGTGCCGGCCTTGATGACCAGGCCGTCCTTGACGATCAGGGTGGCGCCATATGGCACCTTGTGGCGCTCGCGCTCGCGTCCATGGTCGTCGGTGATCAGCACTTCGCCGGAACGGGAAATGACGATCTGATCGCCCTTGCCGTTGGTGACGTAACGCATGGTGGCGGTAAAGCGCACCGTGCCGTTGGACTTGGCTTCCACCGAGGATGCCACTGCCGCACGCGAAGCCGCGCCACCGATGTGGAAGGTACGCATGGTCAGCTGGGTACCCGGTTCGCCGATCGACTGCGCGGCAACCACGCCGACAGCTTCACCTGCGGCAACCAGGAAGCCGCGGCCGAGATCGCGACCATAGCACTTGGCGCACAAGCCATAGCGCGTGTCGCAGGTCAGCGGGGTACGGACCTTGACTTCGTCGATGCCCAGGCGTTCGATTTCCTCGACGCCGTCTTCGTCCAGCAGGGTGCCGGCTTCAAACAGGGTTTCCTGGGTTTCCGGATTGACCACGTCGGTGGCGGCAACACGGCCGAGAATACGGTCGCGCAGTGGTTCGATGACTTCACCGCCCTCGACCAGCGCCTTCATGGCGGCGCCGTTCGTGGTGCCGCAATCATCCTCGATGACCACCAGATCCTGGGTCACGTCGACCAGACGACGGGTCAGGTAGCCGGAGTTTGCCGTCTTCAGCGCGGTATCGGCCAGACCCTTACGGGCGCCGTGGGTCGAGATGAAGTACTGCAGAACGTTCAGCCCTTCGCGGAAGTTCGCGGTAATCGGCGTCTCGATGATCGAGCCATCCGGCTTGGCCATCAGGCCGCGCATACCGGCCAGCTGGCGGATCTGGGCGGCGGAACCGCGGGCACCGGAGTCGGCCATCATGTAAATGGCGTTGAACGATTCCTGGGTGCCCTGGGTGCCGTCACGGCGGGTGACCGGCTCGACCTTCAGCTGGTCCATCATGGCCTTGCCGACTTCGTCGCCGGCCTTGCCCCAGATATCCACCACCTTGTTGTAGCGTTCGCCCGCCGTCACCAGACCGGAAGCGTACTGCTGCTCGATCTGCTTGACTTCGTGCTCGGCCTGCGAAATCAGGGTGTGCTTTTGTGGCGGCACCAGCATGTCGTCCACGCAAATCGAGATGCCGGCTCGGGTTGCCAGACGGAAGCCCGATTGCAGCAACTGGTCGGCGAACACCACGGTGGCGCGCAGGCCGCACTTGCGGAACGAGGTGTTGATCAGCTTGGAGATTTCCTTCTTCTTCAGGGCCTTGTTCAGCACGGTGAACGGCAGGCCCTTCGGCAGGATTTCCGACAGAATGGCGCGACCGACGGTGGTCTCGTAGCGCTTGATGGTCTTGACGAATTCGCCGCTTTCCGCATCCTTCGGATACTCGGTGATACGCACCGTGATACGGGTGGTCAGTTCGACTTCCTTGTTCTCGTAAGCGCGGATGACTTCCGAGACGTCCGGGAACATCATGCCTTCGCCCTTGCCGTTGATCTTCTCACGGGTGGCGTAATACAGACCCAGCACGATATCCTGCGACGGCACGATCGACGGCTCGCCGTTGGACGGGAACAGGATGTTGTTCGAAGCCAGCATCAGCGTGCGGGCTTCCATCTGCGCTTCGATCGACAGCGGCACGTGGACGGCCATCTGGTCGCCGTCGAAGTCGGCGTTGAACGCGGCGCAAACCAGCGGATGCAGCTGGATGGCCTTGCCTTCGATCAGGACCGGCTCGAACGCCTGGATGCCCAGGCGATGCAGGGTCGGCGCGCGGTTCAGCATGACCGGGTGTTCGCGGATGACATCTTCGAGGATGTCCCACACCACCGGCTCCTGCACTTCGACCAGCTTCTTGGCGGCCTTGATGGTGGTCGCCAGGCCCATGAGTTCGAGCTTGTTGAAAATGAAGGGCTTGAACAACTCGAGCGCCATCAGTTTCGGCAGGCCGCACTGATGCAGTTTGAGTTGCGGGCCCACCACGATGACCGAACGGCCCGAGTAGTCGACGCGCTTGCCCAGCAAGTTTTGACGGAAACGGCCGCCCTTGCCCTTGATCATTTCGGCCAGCGACTTCAGCGGACGCTTGTTGGCGCCAGTCATGGCCTTGCCGCGACGGCCGTTGTCCAGCAGCGAGTCGACCGCTTCCTGCAGCATGCGCTTTTCGTTGCGGGTAATGATTTCCGGCGCGCGCAATTCCATCAGGCGCTTCAGACGGTTGTTGCGGTTGATGACGCGGCGGTACAGGTCATTCAGGTCGGAGGTGGCGAAACGGCCACCGTCCAGCGGTACCAGCGGGCGCAGTTCCGGCGGCAGCACCGGCAGCACTTCCATGATCATCCAGTCCGGCTTGATACCGGAACGCTGGAACGCTTCCAGCACTTTCAGGCGCTTGGCGTATTTCTTGATCTTGGCTTCGGACTTGGAATCTTTCAATTCCTGGCGCAGGGTTTCTGCTTCGCGGTCGATGTCGATGGCGCGCAGCAGTTCGCGGATACCTTCGGCGCCCATGAAGGCGGTGAAGTCGTCGCCGTGTTCTTCATACTTGGCGGCGTAGTCGTCTTCCGACATGATCTGGCACTTCTTCAGCGGGGTCATGCCGGGATCGGTCACGACATAGGCTTCGAAGTACAGCACGCGTTCGATATCGCGCAGGGTCATGTCGAGGACCATGCCCAGACGCGACGGCAGCGATTTCAGGAACCAGATGTGGGCGGTCGGCGAGGCCAGCTCGATGTGGCCCATGCGCTCGCGGCGAACCTTCGCCAGCGTGACTTCGACGCCGCACTTTTCGCAGATGACGCCGCGGTGCTTGAGGCGCTTGTACTTGCCGCACAGGCATTCGTAATCCTTGATCGGGCCAAAGATCTTGGCGCAGAACAGGCCGTCACGCTCCGGCTTGAATGTACGGTAGTTGATGGTTTCCGGCTTCTTGACTTCGCCGTAGGACCACGAACGGATTTTCTCGGGCGACGCCAGGCCAATCTTGATGGCGTCGAACTGTTCATTTTGCTGAACTTGCTTGAATAGATCGAGCAGTGCTTTCATCTGTATCACTCCAGTAAGGCGTGAAAAACGCTTGGCGGTATATAAGGAAACAGGACTTCGCTTCTACCCTGTTCGCATCGGCGGGAGAGCCCCGCCCTCGCCAGGACAGAGTTCCACCAATACCGGGAACGATCGCTGCTTCCCTCTACCACCAACAACTGCGGGCTGCCGACACATGCCGGCAGCCCGTTTTACTACTTTCGGCCGAAATCAGTCGCGCTCGAGATCGATATCGATACCCAGCGAACGGATTTCCTTGACCAGCACGTTGAACGACTCCGGCATGCCGGCATCGATTACGTGGTCGCCCTTGACCAGGTTTTCATACACCTTGGTACGGCCGTTGACGTCGTCCGACTTGACCGTCAGCATTTCCTGCAGGACGTAGGAGGCGCCATAAGCTTCCAGCGCCCAGACTTCCATTTCACCGAAGCGCTGGCCACCAAACTGCGCCTTGCCGCCCAACGGCTGCTGGGTCACCAGCGAGTACGGGCCGGTCGAACGGGCATGCATCTTGTCGTCCACCAGATGGTGCAGCTTCAGCATGTGCATGTAGCCGACCGTGACGTTACGCTCGAAGGCTTCACCGGTGCGACCGTCATACATGGTCACCTGGTTCTTCGACGGCGTCATGCCGAGGTGCTTGGCGACGTCGTCCGGATAAGCCAGATCGAGCATGCGGCGGATTTCATCTTCATGCGCACCGTCGAACACCGGGGTTGCAAACGGCACGCCGTTCTTCAGGTTGTCCGCCAGGCTCAGCACTTCCTCGTCGCTGAACTGATCGAGATCTTCCTTGCGGCCGGTTTCATTGTAGATCGTGCCCAGGAAGGTGCGCAGTTCGGCTGCCTTGGTCTGCTGCTTGAGCATCTTGTCGATCTGGCGGCCCAGACCCTTGGCTGCCCAGCCCAGGTGGACTTCCAGCACCTGGCCGACGTTCATACGCGATGGCACGCCCAGCGGGTTCAGCACGACGTCCGCAGTGGTGCCGTCAGCCATGTAAGGCATGTCTTCCACCGGCACGATACGCGACACCACACCCTTGTTACCGTGGCGACCGGCCATCTTGTCGCCAGGCTGCAGGCGGCGCTTGACGGCGAGGTATACCTTGACCATCTTTTGCACGCCCGGCGGCAGTTCGTCGCCTTGGGTGAGCTTCTTGCGCTTTTCTTCGAATGCCAGGTCGAACTGGTGACGCTTCTCGGAAATCGATTCCTTGATCGCTTCCAGAGCGGCTGCCATGTCGTCGTCGGCCGGACGGATGTCGAACCACTGGTACTTGTCCAGATCGTCGAGGTATTCCTTGGTGATCTTGACGCCCTTGGCCAGCTTTTTCGGGCCGCCATTAACAAGCTTGCCGATCAACATGCGCTCCAAGCGCTGGAAGGCGTCGCCTTCAACGATACGCAGCTGGTCGTTCAGGTCGAGGCGATAGCGCTTCAGTTCATCGTCGATGATCTGCTGGGCACGCTTGTCGCGCTGGATGCCTTCGCGGGTAAACACTTGCACGTCGATGACGGTGCCGACCATGCCGGACGGCACGCGCAGCGAGGTGTCTTTCACGTCAGAGGCTTTTTCACCGAAGATCGCGCGCAGCAGCTTTTCTTCCGGGGTCAGCTGGGTTTCGCCCTTCGGCGTTACCTTACCGACCAGCACGTCGCCGGCTTCGACTTCAGCACCGATGTAGACGATGCCGGATTCATCCAGACGCGCCAGCTGGTTTTCGGCCAGGTTGGAGATATCGCGGGTGATTTCCTCGGCGCCCAGCTTGGTGTCGCGTGCCACGACCGACAGTTCCTCGATATGGATCGAGGTGTAACGGTCATCGGCTACGACACGCTCCGAGATCATGATCGAGT comes from the Janthinobacterium sp. 17J80-10 genome and includes:
- the rpoC gene encoding DNA-directed RNA polymerase subunit beta': MKALLDLFKQVQQNEQFDAIKIGLASPEKIRSWSYGEVKKPETINYRTFKPERDGLFCAKIFGPIKDYECLCGKYKRLKHRGVICEKCGVEVTLAKVRRERMGHIELASPTAHIWFLKSLPSRLGMVLDMTLRDIERVLYFEAYVVTDPGMTPLKKCQIMSEDDYAAKYEEHGDDFTAFMGAEGIRELLRAIDIDREAETLRQELKDSKSEAKIKKYAKRLKVLEAFQRSGIKPDWMIMEVLPVLPPELRPLVPLDGGRFATSDLNDLYRRVINRNNRLKRLMELRAPEIITRNEKRMLQEAVDSLLDNGRRGKAMTGANKRPLKSLAEMIKGKGGRFRQNLLGKRVDYSGRSVIVVGPQLKLHQCGLPKLMALELFKPFIFNKLELMGLATTIKAAKKLVEVQEPVVWDILEDVIREHPVMLNRAPTLHRLGIQAFEPVLIEGKAIQLHPLVCAAFNADFDGDQMAVHVPLSIEAQMEARTLMLASNNILFPSNGEPSIVPSQDIVLGLYYATREKINGKGEGMMFPDVSEVIRAYENKEVELTTRITVRITEYPKDAESGEFVKTIKRYETTVGRAILSEILPKGLPFTVLNKALKKKEISKLINTSFRKCGLRATVVFADQLLQSGFRLATRAGISICVDDMLVPPQKHTLISQAEHEVKQIEQQYASGLVTAGERYNKVVDIWGKAGDEVGKAMMDQLKVEPVTRRDGTQGTQESFNAIYMMADSGARGSAAQIRQLAGMRGLMAKPDGSIIETPITANFREGLNVLQYFISTHGARKGLADTALKTANSGYLTRRLVDVTQDLVVIEDDCGTTNGAAMKALVEGGEVIEPLRDRILGRVAATDVVNPETQETLFEAGTLLDEDGVEEIERLGIDEVKVRTPLTCDTRYGLCAKCYGRDLGRGFLVAAGEAVGVVAAQSIGEPGTQLTMRTFHIGGAASRAAVASSVEAKSNGTVRFTATMRYVTNGKGDQIVISRSGEVLITDDHGRERERHKVPYGATLIVKDGLVIKAGTALATWDPLTRPIITEYAGTVRFENVEEGVTVAKQIDEVTGLSTLVAIDAKRRGSSAAKTARPQVKLLNEKGEEVKIAGTEHPVTIGFQVGALITVKDGQQVSVGEVLARIPTESQKTRDITGGLPRVAELFEARSPKDAGMLAEVTGTVAFGKETKGKQRLEITDMEGNKHEFLITKDKQVLVHDGQVVNKGEMIVDGPADPQDILRLLGIEALARYIVDEVQDVYRLQGVKINDKHIEVIVRQMLRRVQIVDAADANYIPGEQVERSELLDENDRVIAAGGRPATYENVLLGITKASLSTDSFISAASFQETTRVLTEAAIMGKRDGLRGLKENVIVGRLIPAGTGLAFHRARKEKETWEAEERTALLQAEQTARATEIEPTPAETFGTPEGDA